A DNA window from Deltaproteobacteria bacterium contains the following coding sequences:
- a CDS encoding HNH endonuclease, producing MEPLPFLVEVSEEQISRERQKARELRASQWWKRTRATGICHHCGGKFAPAQLTMDHLVPVVRGGKSTKGNLVPSCKACNSARKHKLPFED from the coding sequence ATGGAACCGTTGCCGTTTTTGGTCGAAGTTTCCGAGGAGCAAATCAGCCGCGAGCGGCAAAAGGCGCGTGAGCTGCGCGCCAGCCAATGGTGGAAGCGCACGCGCGCGACGGGGATTTGCCATCACTGCGGCGGCAAGTTCGCGCCGGCGCAGTTGACCATGGATCATCTGGTTCCCGTCGTCCGCGGCGGCAAGTCGACCAAGGGGAATTTAGTGCCGAGCTGCAAGGCGTGCAATTCGGCGCGCAAACATAAGTTGCCGTTTGAGGACTAG
- a CDS encoding RidA family protein, with amino-acid sequence MNKQTVATDKAPKAIGPYEQAIKIGDFVYASGQIPLDPKTGNLIAGAIAEQTRQVMENLKAVVEAAGSSLDRVVKATVFLKNIADFAAMNEVYAEYLGQAKPARSTVAVADLPRGALVEIDLIATL; translated from the coding sequence ATGAACAAACAAACCGTGGCCACCGACAAAGCGCCCAAAGCCATCGGCCCCTATGAGCAAGCGATCAAGATCGGCGATTTCGTCTACGCCTCTGGACAAATTCCCCTCGATCCCAAAACCGGTAACCTGATCGCCGGCGCCATCGCCGAACAAACCCGCCAGGTAATGGAAAATCTCAAAGCGGTCGTCGAAGCCGCCGGCTCGTCCCTCGATCGCGTCGTCAAAGCCACGGTGTTTTTAAAAAACATCGCCGACTTCGCGGCGATGAACGAAGTCTACGCCGAATATCTAGGCCAAGCGAAACCGGCGCGCTCGACGGTCGCCGTCGCAGACCTGCCGCGCGGCGCGCTGGTGGAGATCGATCTTATCGCCACATTGTAA